In Henningerozyma blattae CBS 6284 chromosome 6, complete genome, the following are encoded in one genomic region:
- the PPS1 gene encoding tyrosine/serine/threonine protein phosphatase PPS1 (similar to Saccharomyces cerevisiae PPS1 (YBR276C); ancestral locus Anc_1.312) encodes MAKYISPLNFINEFDAFLKHDLPAINDVRPYLNSTASNNITFANNFTNVHDSKDDQLQYWKWNGSILLIRTSHSTENSYRYLTNSVDLRDIYINVPSQSYRKIKLLEIFDVKYNPSRNSEIQELVEIGSTFKVLPCFKNDPTFKPHYNVKSHELRRFDLQACNFLNIVQKIVLYCNNSCDIIEDNKKCPKCELAKKFIHSTFNLGGFNAIPEIFILEHDYEPTFLPLQNYKLNRNLIHREQIEMTQMTHATPVDNSIFVGNSYDLDGIHYSPTTDNYPYYNIEYSTIFEKMQLSEKNKSITIGESDIHWDITIECTVANQQEQNNSNILDSEFDETKSKLKFPGAGSFTLGGLNKTRIENILKYCQFLYISNMSNKKILVYCRDGYTESSFLIIAFLIFKYSLSLTRAILTLHDLNRQLFLYPGDIQVLGHIEPILHDNSPLNQKQQLIDINADNNLATKLNIEISSNNFTEIFLTKLPSNYARLMNIKGPLPSKILPFLYLGSLHNIIYPDILRSLNITHLINIGSLPPWLNRTNKNTNKQKYTTSIESYEQYNIKILCLHDLLDNGEMSITGYFDQLIEFINTCKRDSGRIIIQCDMGVSRSVTIILAYLIKQYKISLIKSYLYLRCRRLNIIIQPSILFMYELLKWEHLCLNENKTIDCKTKRSNDWFSLCMEISHLNKIYSA; translated from the coding sequence ATGGCCAAATATATATCACCACTAAactttattaatgaatttgacGCTTTTTTAAAACACGATTTACCAGCGATCAATGATGTTAGACCATATCTAAATAGCACAGCttccaataatattacCTTCGCTAATAATTTCACAAATGTACATGATTCTAAGGATGATCAGCTACAATATTGGAAATGGAATGGCTCGATACTTCTAATACGAACAAGCCATTCGACGGAAAATTCATACCGttatttaacaaattctGTGGATCTACgtgatatttatattaacGTCCCTTCTCAAAGctatagaaaaattaagttATTAGAGATATTTGACGTGAAATATAATCCTTCAAGAAATAGTGAGATTCAAGAATTGGTTGAGATAGGTTCTACATTTAAAGTTTTACCATGTTTTAAGAATGACCCAACTTTCAAACCCCACTATAACGTGAAGTCTCATGAATTAAGGAGGTTTGATTTACAGGCatgtaattttttgaatattgtTCAAAAGATTGTATTATACtgtaataattcttgtGATATTATAGAAGACAACAAGAAATGCCCTAAATGCGAATTAgctaaaaaatttattcacTCAACTTTCAATTTAGGAGGGTTCAATGCTATCCCGGAAATTTTCATACTGGAACATGATTACGAACCCACCTTTTTACCGCTACAAAACTATAAGTTGAATAGAAATCTTATCCACCGTGAACAAATTGAAATGACACAAATGACACATGCCACACCTGTGGATAATTCTATATTTGTGGGAAACTCATACGATTTGGATGGCATTCATTATTCTCCAACTACAGACAATTATccatattataatattgaatatagtactatatttgaaaaaatgcaattaagtgaaaaaaataaaagcatAACAATAGGGGAATCAGATATCCATTGGGATATTACTATTGAATGCACAGTTGCAAATCAGCAGGAACAGAATAATAGTAACATACTAGATTCTGAATTTGACGAAACTAAGAGCAAGCTTAAGTTCCCAGGCGCAGGCTCATTTACTTTAGGTGgattaaataaaacacGCATTGAAAACATTCTAAAGTATTGCCAATTTTTGTACATTAGCAATATgtcaaataaaaagatattaGTTTACTGTAGAGATGGGTATACTGAGTCAtcctttttaattataGCATTTctgatttttaaatattctttatcattaacACGAGCTATATTAACATTGCATGACCTGAATAGACAGCTTTTCCTTTATCCTGGTGATATTCAAGTATTAGGCCACATTGAACCTATTTTACATGACAATTCCccattaaatcaaaaacaGCAACTAATTGATATCAACGCTGATAATAACCTGGCAACTAAACTGAATATTGAGATTTCATCTAACAATTTTactgaaatatttttaacaaaattaCCAAGTAACTATGCCCGattaatgaatattaaaGGACCTTTGCCATCGAAAATATTACCCTTTTTATATCTTGGTTCGTtacataatattatttatccGGATATTTTACgttcattaaatattacaCATTTAATCAACATTGGGTCTTTGCCGCCTTGGCTAAATCGTAcgaataaaaatactaacaaacaaaaatatactaCTTCTATTGAAAGTTATGAACagtataatattaaaatattatgcTTACATGACTTATTAGATAATGGAGAAATGAGCATTACCGGTTATTTTGaccaattaattgaatttataaatacTTGCAAGAGAGATTCTGGCAGGATTATCATTCAATGTGATATGGGAGTATCAAGGTCTGTGACAATTATCCTTgcatatttaattaaacaatataaaattagTTTGATTAAATCTTATTTATACTTACGTTGCCGCAGacttaatattatcattcaaCCTAGCATATTATTCATGTATGAGCTATTAAAGTGGGAACACTTATGCTTAAATGAAAACAAAACTATAGATTGCAAAACTAAAAGGAGCAATGATTGGTTTTCATTGTGTATGGAAATCAGCCACTTGAATAAGATATATTCAGCATGA
- the DLS1 gene encoding Dls1p (similar to Saccharomyces cerevisiae DPB3 (YBR278W) and DLS1 (YJL065C); ancestral locus Anc_1.311), with amino-acid sequence MDTANANENIDAGKNSNIQNMDIAEEAQINLNLKNKTPKLPISKIKKIAKTDPEYMTTSNLAYIATAITTELFIQSFTERTLSLNQIRTKSKNKRLVYEDLAECVVKYEEFQFLGDVVPRTKNLKSLVKENKVRYTTQQVEEIDD; translated from the coding sequence ATGGACACCGCAAACGccaatgaaaatattgatgcAGGCAAGAATagtaatattcaaaatatggATATAGCTGAAGAAGCCCAAATTAACcttaatttgaaaaacaaaacacCAAAGCTACCAATTAGTAAGATCAAGAAGATAGCTAAGACTGATCCAGAGTATATGACAACTAGTAATCTCGCATACATTGCTACTGCTATCACTACTGAATTATTTATCCAGTCATTTACGGAAAGGACTTTAAGTTTGAATCAAATTCGTACAAAGAGCAAGAATAAAAGACTTGTTTATGAGGACTTAGCAGAGTGTGTTGTAAAATATGAAGAGTTTCAATTCTTAGGTGATGTAGTGCCAAGAACAAAAAACTTGAAGTCTTTGGTTAAAGAAAACAAAGTTAGATATACTACACAGCAAGTGGAGGAAATTGACGATTGA
- the TBLA0F01390 gene encoding uncharacterized protein — MSLISGAVTLLHTACGAGILAIPFAFKPFGLFPGLMVLVVCGIAAIFGLLLQAKIIKYTPTNEKHSFFILATKLHPTLAILFDLAIAVKCFGVSTSYLIAIGDFLAVLLDNEYRMNTITFVWLFIILPLSYLRKINALRYTSLLAVTSVFYLCILVTYHYCKPSEEISELRGTVSLFLPKSSGISPFKTLPIFVFAYTCHHNMFAVINEQKHTDFKRLKFIPLIAISIACILYLIVGCLGYATFGANITSNIVAKYPTNSVLTVLGQTAMLTVVTLAYPLQCQPARASILNILYALFPKLKNNKSDVEEASMNDGYQVDLEENKQQSEPERIISEPSIILHSIVTSLILFGSWCIAVSVNSLAQVLAIVGATGSTFISFILPGLFAVVLIPKDNDFGKGKTLWIWIGGILMGWGISVMCVSLYAAIFL, encoded by the coding sequence aTGTCGTTAATTTCAGGAGCTGTTACATTATTACACACTGCATGTGGTGCAGGTATTCTAGCGATTCCTTTTGCCTTCAAACCATTTGGCCTATTTCCAGGTTTAATGGTATTAGTTGTTTGTGGTATTGCTGCTATATTTGGTCTTTTACTACAAGCAAAAATCATAAAATATACACcaacaaatgaaaaacaTTCATTCTTTATACTAGCAACTAAATTGCATCCAACTTTagcaatattatttgatctAGCTATTGCTGTGAAATGTTTTGGTGTATCTACATCTTATCTAATAGCCATTGGTGACTTCCTAGCAGTGTTACTAGATAATGAATATAGAATGAATACCATCACATTTGTTTGGctattcattattttacCCTTAAGTTACCtcagaaaaataaatgcaCTACGTTACACATCATTATTAGCTGTAACGTcagtattttatttatgcATTTTAGTGACTTACCATTATTGTAAACCATCAGAGGAAATTTCAGAATTAAGAGGAACCGTTTCATTATTCCTACCAAAAAGTTCTGGAATTTCTCCATTTAAAACATTGccaatatttgtatttgcCTATACATGCCATCATAATATGTTTGCTGTTATTAATGAACAAAAACATACcgattttaaaagattgaaATTCATTCCTCTAATTGCAATTTCAATTGCATGTATTTTATACTTAATTGTGGGTTGCTTAGGATATGCTACATTTGGAGCTAATATTACAAGTAATATTGTTGCGAAGTATCCAACCAACTCTGTGTTGACTGTTTTAGGTCAAACAGCAATGTTGACGGTCGTTACATTGGCATACCCTTTACAATGTCAACCAGCCAGGGCATCTATTTTGAACATTTTATATGCCTTATTtccaaaattgaaaaataataaatctgaTGTGGAAGAAGCTTCAATGAATGATGGATATCAAGTTGATCTCGAGGAAAATAAACAACAGTCAGAACCAGAAAGAATTATAAGTGAGCCAAGTATTATTTTACACTCAATAGTAACcagtttaattttatttggatCCTGGTGTATTGCAGTCTCAGTAAACTCTTTGGCTCAAGTGCTGGCGATTGTTGGCGCTACGGGCTCAACTTTTATATCATTCATATTACCAGGTTTATTTGCTGTGGTACTAATCCCAAAAGATAACGACTTTGGGAAAGGTAAAACACTTTGGATATGGATTGGTGGAATATTAATGGGTTGGGGTATATCTGTTATGTGCGTTTCTTTATATGCAGCCATATTTCTATAA
- the TBLA0F01400 gene encoding uncharacterized protein (similar to Saccharomyces cerevisiae AVT5 (YBL089W) and AVT6 (YER119C); ancestral locus Anc_7.420) gives MSLRAGTITLLHTACGAGILAVPYAFKPFGVIPGMLILLVCSSTAILGLLLQVKVTKYTPVGEKHSFFELASKIHPRLAVLFDIAIAIKCFGVATSYLIAVGDLLPTLLHSSNRFLLITLVWGFIIAPLSFLKKITALRYTSFLAVVSVIYLSILVTFHYADPSQEIIDLRGNVSLFFPGEDQHNSVSPFKTLPIFVFAYTCHHNMFAVLNEQSTNEFSKLKYIPLTAISIACIMYLIVGTFGYVTFGSNITSNIVAQYPTNSIATILGQTAMLTVVTLAFPLQCQPARASFINIINAFFPRFKYTPPPLQDEESMYISSTADSINNNNNQNSTPSTPRESTPNETTPIEARSKLPFAQEPTQFQHILLTTIILLGSWLIAISVKSLAHVLAIVGATGSTSISFILPGLFGAILISRDNSFEGNKKLWVLLGRGLLFWGCSVVVVSLYAALFM, from the coding sequence ATGTCTTTACGTGCAGGCACGATCACTTTATTACATACAGCTTGTGGTGCAGGGATTTTAGCTGTCCCATATGCATTTAAACCATTTGGCGTTATACCAGGCATGTTGATCTTATTAGTCTGTAGCTCAACTGCTATATTaggtttattattacaagtGAAAGTCACTAAATACACTCCGGTAGGAGAAAAGCATTCATTTTTTGAACTAGCTTCAAAGATTCATCCAAGATTAGCCGTGCTATTTGATATTGCTATTGCTATTAAATGTTTTGGGGTAGCAACTTCATATTTGATTGCTGTAGGTGACTTGTTACCAACACTATTACATTCTTCTAATAGATTCCTTCTAATTACCTTGGTTTGGGGGTTTATTATTGCACCATTAAGCTTCCTCAAGAAAATAACAGCTCTACGTTATACCTCATTTCTAGCAGTGGTCTCagtaatttatttatctatTTTGGTCACCTTTCATTATGCAGATCCTTCacaagaaattattgatttacGTGGTAACGTATCTTTGTTTTTCCCAGGAGAAGATCAGCATAATTCTGTGTCACCTTTTAAAACATTACCTATATTCGTGTTTGCTTATACTTGCCATCATAACATGTTTGCTGTGCTTAATGAACAATCTAcaaatgaattttcaaaattaaaatatataccATTAACTGCTATTTCTATTGCATGCATTATGTATTTAATAGTGGGGACTTTTGGTTACGTGACCTTTGGCTCTAATATTACAAGTAATATAGTAGCTCAATATCCAACAAATTCAATTGCCACTATTCTGGGCCAAACTGCCATGTTAACAGTGGTTACTTTGGCTTTCCCACTACAATGTCAGCCAGCCAGAGCTTCTTTCATAAACATAATTAACGCATTTTTCCCACGCTTCAAATATACCCCACCCCCTTTACAAGATGAAGAATCAATGTACATCTCTTCAACAGCAGattctattaataataataataatcaaaattcaaCACCATCTACCCCTAGAGAATCTACGCCAAATGAAACAACTCCAATTGAAGCTCGTTCAAAACTTCCATTTGCACAAGAACCAACACAATTTCAGCATATACTCCTAACAACAATCATACTATTAGGATCTTGGTTAATTGCAATTTCTGTAAAATCCTTGGCCCATGTTTTAGCCATTGTCGGTGCTACAGGTTCaacttcaatttcttttatcttACCTGGATTATTTGGTgctattttaatttcaagaGATAACTCTTTTGAaggaaacaaaaaattatggGTACTCTTAGGTAGaggattattattttgggGCTGTTCTGTGGTGGTTGTCTCACTATATGCAGCATTATTTATGTAA
- the MRP21 gene encoding mitochondrial 37S ribosomal protein bS21m (similar to Saccharomyces cerevisiae MRP21 (YBL090W); ancestral locus Anc_7.421) gives MSLRTMLKCSRPLCQQIPSNINPLGSTTPVSSLLSNTSIPTPLTPPPSSTSKDKSQTDRQAHFQLLQTARSDALGAKLSGPMAGRTLDLPQNTSINSTGSSVGPALARLGSLLRSNNIIRDFRDQQTHIKPGKKRELRRQRTHRARFMVAFQKMLTLVNDAKRRGY, from the coding sequence ATGTCATTACGCACCATGCTAAAATGTTCAAGGCCTTTATGTCAACAAATACCTTCCAACATTAACCCATTGGGATCCACAACTCCCGTATCAAGTCTCTTATCCAACACATCTATACCAACTCCTCTTACCCCACCTCCATCATCTACCAGCAAAGATAAATCTCAAACAGATCGTCAAGCACATTTTCAGTTACTTCAAACAGCTCGTTCGGATGCTCTTGGTGCAAAACTAAGTGGCCCTATGGCCGGTAGAACATTGGACCTACCGCAAAATACAAGTATAAACTCAACTGGAAGCAGTGTGGGCCCAGCACTTGCAAGACTGGGGTCTCTGCTAagatctaataatattatcagaGATTTCCGTGACCAACAAACACATATAAAACCAGGTAAAAAGAGGGAATTACGTCGCCAAAGAACTCATAGAGCACGTTTCATGGTGGCATTCCAAAAGATGTTGACCCTTGTTAATGATGCCAAACGTAGAGGCTACTAA